The following coding sequences are from one Pseudalkalibacillus hwajinpoensis window:
- a CDS encoding pyridoxal phosphate-dependent aminotransferase, which produces MKQFQTSDALKRLPEQFFAKLAGKVNRYVEAGYDIINLGQGNPDQPTPAHIIESLQQAAENPTYHKYPPFRGQPFLKQAAADFYKREFGVELDPEKEVAVLFGGKAGLVEVSQCLLNKSDVALVPDPGYPDYWSGVAMAEADMQMMPLLEENDFLPDYSAIPESALAKAKLMFLNYPNNPTAAVATKSFFDETVRFADVNDICVVHDFAYGAIGFDGERPQSFLETEGAKDVGIEIYTLSKTYNMAGWRVGFAVGNPSVVESINLLQDHFYVSLFSAVQEAAAEALLGSQKCVEDLRQTYESRRNVLIQGLHDIGWDVTSPAGSFFAWLKVPESFTSEGFADYLLENVQIVVAPGNGFGEYGEGYVRVGLLTSEEKLREAVERIKSLHLF; this is translated from the coding sequence TTGAAACAATTTCAAACTTCAGATGCACTTAAACGTTTACCAGAACAATTTTTTGCGAAGCTTGCTGGAAAAGTGAACCGTTATGTAGAGGCGGGATATGACATTATTAACCTTGGCCAAGGAAATCCTGACCAGCCGACGCCTGCGCATATTATCGAGTCTTTGCAGCAGGCTGCTGAAAATCCTACATACCACAAGTATCCGCCATTTAGGGGACAGCCCTTTCTGAAACAAGCCGCGGCTGATTTCTATAAGCGAGAGTTTGGTGTGGAGCTTGATCCAGAGAAAGAGGTAGCCGTCCTCTTTGGTGGGAAAGCGGGCCTTGTAGAAGTCAGTCAATGTTTGTTAAATAAAAGTGATGTGGCGCTCGTTCCGGATCCTGGATACCCTGATTATTGGTCTGGAGTTGCGATGGCTGAAGCGGATATGCAAATGATGCCGTTACTTGAAGAAAATGATTTTCTGCCAGATTATAGCGCGATCCCTGAGAGTGCTCTCGCAAAAGCAAAGCTCATGTTCTTAAATTATCCAAACAATCCTACCGCTGCTGTAGCAACGAAAAGTTTTTTTGATGAAACGGTTAGGTTTGCGGATGTCAATGACATCTGTGTCGTTCATGATTTTGCTTATGGAGCAATCGGATTCGATGGAGAGCGTCCTCAAAGCTTTTTAGAAACAGAAGGTGCTAAAGATGTGGGGATTGAGATTTATACTCTTTCCAAAACGTATAATATGGCAGGGTGGCGTGTTGGGTTCGCTGTCGGAAACCCATCTGTAGTGGAAAGCATCAACCTGCTTCAGGATCATTTCTACGTTAGTTTGTTTAGTGCAGTGCAAGAAGCAGCTGCAGAAGCTTTACTAGGTTCACAGAAATGTGTTGAGGATCTTCGCCAAACGTATGAATCTAGACGGAATGTTTTGATACAGGGACTTCATGATATTGGCTGGGATGTAACCTCTCCTGCGGGATCATTTTTTGCCTGGTTAAAAGTACCTGAATCATTTACTTCAGAGGGATTTGCGGACTATTTGCTTGAAAATGTTCAAATTGTTGTTGCGCCTGGGAACGGCTTTGGAGAGTATGGGGAAGGCTATGTGAGAGTAGGCTTATTAACTTCCGAAGAAAAACTCAGGGAGGCAGTTGAACGGATTAAATCCCTTCATCTCTTTTGA